The genomic stretch gcatgtctgttctctgtcagacctgcggctctgttctttctcctcctcaatgcgagccaggaggtcctgggggctggaggcagcatccaaaacaggggcaacaccggatccggactcagggtcctcaaccatgctgtgaaacagcttctgttgaagacgtggcctggccagtcgaggatgaggccacatgctctggtgacacctgcaatggcagagactttggataagaagccagtattgtacaccactcttggggatatgagcaagactggaagctgatggctttccctcttcttccatttaatagtaaataatattcattaaatctgcaggtcactgttaacagtctatctggaatgtgttagatttacatggctggctggctcttaccctgccttcccctgctgcttgtccctgtgcgtctgctttacggcatccacccagcaggacggcggtatgaagccctgcagcccatcgctcaggaaatacaccgagatttctccgtcgtcactgatgacatctgaagatggtgggataggttcacacctgcatggcatccccagtaggcccccccaaacgtcagacccaccccacccccctcaccttcactcacggggcacccaggagggttccagtcccggagttggtgctctacacagagcatgacaatttcgtcccagggcacctcccagaaagtgggctccttgtccggccccccacctcggcccacacagtcctgacgcagcctctccaaaaggttctccaactgggacataaggagtggctggctgtggcgggaccatgggatttgagatacgtactggaagatggaggcaaccagctggctccaaggagctgggtggggggagcggtggcagcagcagaaatataaggaaacagactaagaagcagccacttagcaagaagtccgaattccgaatctgaggcatggacataccccccacggctggcagcggccagtcgggcagccgcaggctcaggactgccccctggagccactccaggtgctcagccgagttccagagcagatgtggtaggcagtcaccaccccctggcaccaagaactctgccacgggccaggagaggccagccagactcggggacgacacaaggccagccaagaaagccaggacagtgttgtagaggccgatgacgggtgcagggccctgggagggcagtcccgccatgtcacggtccctccgatcacggtgaagcctaccagcaaactcgcggcagagcccggcctccacaacctgcaccaacgtctgcgagacgagccgggctggtgccgtggagcgggcagcgagccacctgacggcatggcggatctgcggggagacgggggtgatggtcaatgggatggttcaatcttaccgaggccagcgacaacatgcacactcacctgctcggatccttggggttcgttcgtggtctcggggatatggacgaacatgtactctgaaatcaaaccttcctcaatgagtgtctgaagcatcaggtcttacagggaaaggaaaccgatggtcagacaggaggaacaaaccaactgtattagctctgcatacgtaaacatagcctcaagagaaatgctataagtaaagtaagcgaatcccacgcgacacctgttgtcatagacacggttagtgtcacaccttcctctagccgttcatcgctggccctgtgcccagcctgccctgggaccaccaccaccagaggaagggcctgtggccaggcattagcctgctggatctgccggagttgcagcagggcggataacaggaagatgtccccgtcttcctcatcagccccgggactgactgccgagggcagcagcatcagcagggcgcccatgcccatcagccccttccgcttctccaatgccaactggccttcctcgctgaggggcccgcgggccacctgacccacagtgagaaacatggcctcacttcctgcacttgcacccttcgcaaacatctgtgttaccacaggacctgctaatatcacatagtgccagactatgctaggctatgttaagctatgctagactaacattaatgacagaacatgcaacacaggggcatgaagcctgtcgatattcatcggcaagttcccccctatctgccacaccttcacacacacgtgcactgtgtgcatgcgctcccccacgctccgcaggccgctgctgatgctcaaggtttgcatgtgtccgttggggaccatctccctgtgttcttgcttctccgagttaccgaatttggactccagccattctgtcaaaatcctgcatcagagatgggaggggggcacaaatgtaagctccaggacctctaaacccaactaacacccaatccctccccgaacgacacccagttcccccacttactggttagcaacactggcatctctttcatgatcacttggcaacaagagggctgccttccagaagattgtgtcagatgggttcgagacgcttgctgccaccagactgagcaggtccagtggcccccacacagattcgctgaagtggatggagatgtagatgagcacatggagagtgatggatggctaacagctactctacagtagcaccatacctcaggagctgctggtagaacaagtgaaccttcatctgatgctcggtttcccttcgcatcttcgccaacctgcagaaggcagcagagtgtcagcatcggtacacttaacactacagcaaatcaatggccagcaaaataaacggacaggacggaagtcattttgggaagtactgtctaattcagcagaggtgccccgatccaatattcaagatacctaatcagacggatcggacatcggccacatgtgaccgatccatgttcaataattatttagttattgccagtctatttcttcttatactgagtggtacaatcaaatcgcacaacagctttccccccttttttattttttgtggcattcaagctgaacgttaacgcttcctcggttttttgacactcagtgtgtgtgagtgcagtgacttcccctgctatgacgtcatgtgcatgtcctttgtagtggaaggatcaggtgatggtagcaaatgcaacttgcatgcttgcgaagcaaactaacatgtctaaaacctggaagaattttatgcttgaaacaaccagtagcacagcgatttgcgatctttgtaaaaacaaagtaacattcagtggaaaatcccactaatagtgcactcaattaaggcaatgcaagtaatatgaaaaaaagcgatggatttggaagccagcttgggctgttttgcgcactcgctatagcttgatacacgaggtgctgctatcacagtgaaaagtgacgcatgccacttgggtgtacttgtgaagatattcaaacaactgcaaaatgtctcaaaaatgctcaatacaagatgcacaaaagaggtggaacagtatcttatgtatgtttcttgtgggctaattaaaacttcttttccatttgtatttactagcttggaaaaaaaaaaagagctttggtactggatcatactcataatcagccaataccttatgttcaggtatcaggattatattggcactgaaaaagtgggatcggtgcacctctattatgaatattaggtcagcattattatgctgtgagagagatgtacctggtgcaggaaacagagaggtccccagcgtgccccaggttgaccacgccccgggccagcctgtccaggcagggtgaggggggggcactgggggccaaggcctgcagcctgaagcgggggtccacacagccaggggcagcaggaaaatcacgcatctgtcgcttcagctgcctgcgcacggccaccacatcacgccacctgcaacacatgcacagggtgaagcccggttgtcggcgagcatgtgggcaaaatatctggtccccttaccactgccccttaccttttgatgaacctgcgtatactcagaagctctgcttccaggacgtcttgggccagcagggtgagctcaccacacagcgtctcctccagcagtacctcacacacgtcttgtgagctgcgagccacacattctgcctgctcttcttgggcacgcctggcacgaaggggcatgcgttcagcctatatacagttatctgaacactctctatgacctctgatcccccttggctcaccagtacctgatctctgttgaggcagtctccacgatgcagtcgcgcagcacctcctgtgtgatctcggcacacagtgtcttgctgagccgggccaggagctcctcgtgttcctgctttctcctgacagagacaggcccatcagatggcacatcccctcaaaatgcacccacccctcctccccagcccagacaggtgaggcctacctggcttcctccatcctgcgcttctcctcagcgatatgctccctctctgcctggatctcggcagcagaaacctcccgcagcatctgctccaccacctcactcagcactgcctccacctggccgttgcacatgctgcaacaacccatccacatcaccaaactggtgttggttgagtgtgacaaccctctagaggccactgctccctatctggctcacgctcctacctgagtgcagcagagatgtactcggcttcggtggcagccacgtcagccacctcggcctgcactacctcctccagcatggcctctacctccgtggcgatgtcctgcaagggggggggggggttatttgtcattactatggcaataccaacacactgctactgggttgacacgcagcaatgagcaatctatcacctgctctgtgtaaacgggctccggtgggggaggcgtaggtggggcgactggtggtgcctccgacggagatgccccaagtgctccactctcctctctaccagggaggccagctgactccgctgggtcgctcggcatcttggatcggtgctggagggcccgcgcatccagctcaatggggggcctctgaggggaggctgctacagcgtgggcaggaaaaatgacaaaattacaatcagaggccagaaggtggacgaagcgtaacagttagcggaaggtggagtgcagacgcaccagccctgggcacactgcctgcctccgctggctgcccatccccacggtacttgttgcggctgtcaaagctgttgacgggtgtgtgttggggtgggttgggcagtggcgcgccgttgaccacttggcccaccagcacctcccgcttccttgcgatggccacagagcgctttggacgtggctggatctcaggctcctggtacgctgtccggcttagctccaccatgctagggggagggcagagcttcaataaaatataccacccatcatagattagcacccccatcagagataagccaccctgcccccaacacaaaagggacaacgaagcacagcccagccttaccctgcatcgaccgcgagcccatactgcagcgcgaggtccgaagcctcgccggcattctggaacatgagcatccggaccaggtcttcgaccgggaatgtggtggaaccacgggagctgtaggccacattcagggcccgcagagcctcacggcgcacctgtagggggcaccagagcggtccaggtaagtgaggtattggggctgatgaggatgtagggagcggagcaacggctcccccacctggtcgaagtagcggtgcaagatgcaaccagccagatacgaggccaccttgaccagcttgaagaacctcacgaagttgttgctgttgacagcggcaaaggcctggacggcaaacttcacctccggagagtttcggagctccgcccggaattgctgcacctccctgcaggtagggagggaatgaaatgtcagctggagaggtgccacggtgacacgggacaccgactgccggccagccacccaccggaggatgtctccatcattgagcttcaggagcacgctgtactgccgaaactctgcctcatgagggcagtagatgttcttgctggccaggtcctggtacatctccttgaggctctgcaggcatttggtcaggttttcattgttgatcttagcatcaaaggacatcatgggctcctggcacaggtggtgtgcgcagtggatgtggaagcgggcgcacttttcaataagggacaccgtaagcgggtcgcacaggtgctgctgagtgatatcctgcagatggcccagaaaaaggatcagggcgaggcccgcagggcacaggaataatgagacacggactaatgttgctcaccttccggatacctcgtgtgcggttccacacaaagtcataccagtcacggtagttgtcctcaccctggtccatgacctgggtaaccaggtagttcatggtcatgttcagcacagtaaggggccgcagttcatgggggaggggctcctcctggtcagcagaggacctgctgtactccttaatggcagcagtgtggtccacctgcgtggggtgcagagggtgatttgcagcctgtggtctgtcaattcatggcggggagggggaagcattaggaaagaggggcaggggtggtgataccttctccgtgttggggatgacctcaaaagagctcagttggttccgggtctccctcatgtaacgctccttctccggacacatgtcaggacacgtacccacaaacaccttggacagatccaggtcggtcctcttgggccgagctgtgccagaggagaccgtgtcagctggcgattcactttggggtgggaggggggggtggctcagcaacgtgaccctagggggacctaccctgtcgcaggatcttgtcccgctgctctagcagacgatacttctcctctgcggtttcagctacctggccaatcaggtggaagaggggagaggggaggctgctggctagatgttcggattcgaggccgtctgggctgggctccatctgcggctcactctcaaactgcagggcctttgtcgccaggggtttcttggctggtgacctgagagggacagaccaaaggctgaagagcttctaaaagctggcaaaacctgggctcctttgaacacctggccagtagggggcatagcagccaaagaactcagtttgactttaatgtcacgaatccgagcctgaggtaaagagtttcattaccagatgacctaacataactcaagctgcttggaaaaaaaactaacaaaatgtatacataataaaaaaccagagtgatccagatttttttttttttttttaaagaacttgcattgggtttcaaaaaggtgattttcttccctaacttaatttaataaagacccggccatcttattgtaaaattgagttatttactcttacggtaagagaatgatttaaagacaagattaccctctggatagggatgagctggaggaccagccggaggtggatttggagagggctttgcagacaggggctgactcaaagcctcctgcctggctctgaggatcagggtcatctggaggcctttggcccttctctcctggacctaagagacacacagaaccagttcatcgaaacagctgacatgggaatgaaaggctgcaacgagtcacaaagaccccgccctggccttggctcgatgcacagatagagagcaccgtaatagtcactcactctgcttcttcctctgccagaagatggtgagctcatgcctgcgcagcagtttgcccttcttcttggctttggcagcagaagcctgaaagataccaaaagtcagtgaggaaagcccgggagatcatggacgagagcacagcctaatgagtacagcgaccaagcccccccccccaaaggtgtgcaaagccattgctcacatggtcgtggaagtgcactatggccaggttcttctggggcctgcagaagatccgctgcacacgtccgaactggcggaaatgttcccccaggatgtccttgctgttaagactggctggaatgttcttgcattggagcaccatggcttcggagggtgacatcccccccaggctgtctgtgctgtccaggcggcgggcacgtctcactgttgatgctgcctcagtttcgggatctgtggcaagtgtcacagagttcagtttttcagactatacttggcttcgaacccaatgtgcttcttcctgggagtactcacccaactcctccgccctctcaaggacctcccgggttggggcctgtgaccttggcggcgttgagggtgagtggctggtggtcggtgccatcgaaccctggtgctccgcctccccccagtctggctgtggctcctcactcctcttcggctctcgccgggtctgtagggccggtgtcttcaggatgctggtcaaggcactgcgaaagatgctgctgacaggcccccggccccggaccaggggcctcttgggagggtgcctggaggcggagtcagcaccaacttggggctcctctgataaatgctccaccatctcctccttccgcttggtacccttagccgctgcctcccctgcattctccccctcaccgcccccccccacggacctcaccagacacaaccccagcgtcagtcttgggttttagcggaccaaagctgacagcaccaaacagtggccggggctcatggaggctagaggcagagtacctggagacagaggcggcctgggaggtccccccacccaggccactgccagcaccaacggagggtgctgctggtttcgagaagctgaactcctgggtggtgctgggatgtgcatctttggtggggaggatgctgctggacactgcgatgggctgtgagaagctaaaacctaatgctccagaaaggaactcagaggcagcaggagcaggcccactgctgtccatactggtagcggtggtgctggatgggctggaaccaaaagactcggacacagcctgggacacagccggttcaggactggcgctataaataggtttgaacacagctgcgtctgacggcttgaagctgaactctgaggtgctaaatccgcggccctgaacgcttccaggggagaataccgaagaagaccctgtggacaactgtccgaatctcagtggttgactagaccccgaggaggggggaacagaggaggcggagatagcgttagagccgccgaagccgggtgtgtgctgagcaaatccgccggtctgtccgaaggcagaggtctggggaaaagccgagttctggttaaagacagagctctgaccgaccccggccggctgcccgaaggagggcggcgggccgaacctggtgtcgctctgtacaaacgacggggtctgactcccagaaccgggcatgccgaaggtcggggcctgtccagacgccgtcccgccaggctgcccgaaaagggatccggtctggccgaaggcagacgatgtactgaagagcgaggtctggccggtgccctggccgagggcaggcggctgcacgaaaggggcgttctgctggccgaaggaaaagagccccgaggtcggggcgcgcggagactgaaacgctccgccttgtgttctgccgaaaagcccagacggattcattgtgtaaaaagcccaaaaatacggccttcaaaagtcgaaacagagttcttacagcgcggtagatttcggcgtccttcggcctgggagattatatccgcgcctgtgtcacatctgcggaaatatacaaactggcagctcccctggcctggtcactgcggacactgcgctccttctgctacaaaaatgggcacagaaacagtctcaactgatgagcacagggtacttggggtcttaaaatgtgagcacctgtgtaggcacagggtcaataccagggcaagtgcaggtggggcagccatctttggggagggcactacgatctccggtacagacagtaacgaagaaggcaagaaaagtggtgaggaggaagaggaagggcccagggactcgacgtcaagccaggtacgcagctggtcctcgaacctgcagatccaagtcaaacaggaaatggctcaatgtttatgccacaactcacatgagagagtacacgtgtgtagcatgtctgttctctgtcagacctgcggctctgttctttctcctcctcaatgcgagccaggaggtcctgggggctggaggcagcatccaaaacaggggcaacaccggatccggactcagggtcctcaaccatgctgtgaaacagcttctgttgaagacgtggcctggccagtcgaggatgaggccacatgctctggtgacacctgcaatggcagagactttggataagaagccagtattgtacaccactcttggggatatgagcaagactggaagctgatggctttccctcttcttccatttaatagtaaataatattcattaaatctgcaggtcactgttaacagtctatctggaatgtgttagatttacatggctggctggctcttaccctgccttcccctgctgcttgtccctgtgcgtctgctttacggcatccacccagcaggacggcggtatgaagccctgcagcccatcgctcaggaaatacaccgagatttctccgtcgtcactgatgacatctgaagatggtgggataggttcacacctgcatggcatccccagtaggcccccccaaacgtcagacccaccccaccctcctcaccttcactcacggggcacccaggagggttccagtcccggagttggtgctctacacagagcatgacaatttcgtcccagggcacctcccagaaagtgggctccttgtccggccccccacctcggcccacacagtcctgacgcagcctctccaaaaggttctccaactgggacataaggagtggctggctgtggcgggaccatgggatttgagatacgtactggaagatggaggcaaccagctggctccaaggagctgggtggggggagcggtggcagcagcagaaatttaaggaaacagactaagaagcagccacttagcaagaagtccgaattccgaatctgaggcatggacataccccccacggctggcagcggccagtcgggcagccgcaggctcaggactgccccctggagccactccaggtgctcagccgagttccagagcagatgtggtaggcagtcaccaccccctggcaccgagaactctgccacgggccaggagaggccagccagactcggggacgacacaaggccagccaagaaagccaggacagtgttgtagaggccgatgacgggtgcagggccctgggagggcagtcccgccatgtcacggtccctccgatcacggtgaagcctaccagcaaactcgcggcagagcccggcctcc from Brienomyrus brachyistius isolate T26 chromosome 3, BBRACH_0.4, whole genome shotgun sequence encodes the following:
- the LOC125738533 gene encoding germinal-center associated nuclear protein-like, which produces MNPSGLFGRTQGGAFQSPRAPTSGLFSFGQQNAPFVQPPALGQGTGQTSLFSTSSAFGQTGSLFGQPGGTASGQAPTFGMPGSGSQTPSFVQSDTRFGPPPSFGQPAGVGQSSVFNQNSAFPQTSAFGQTGGFAQHTPGFGGSNAISASSVPPSSGSSQPLRFGQLSTGSSSVFSPGSVQGRGFSTSEFSFKPSDAAVFKPIYSASPEPAVSQAVSESFGSSPSSTTATSMDSSGPAPAASEFLSGALGFSFSQPIAVSSSILPTKDAHPSTTQEFSFSKPAAPSVGAGSGLGGGTSQAASVSRYSASSLHEPRPLFGAVSFGPLKPKTDAGVVSG
- the LOC125738669 gene encoding germinal-center associated nuclear protein-like, with product MAPTTSHSPSTPPRSQAPTREVLERAEELDPETEAASTVRRARRLDSTDSLGGMSPSEAMVLQCKNIPASLNSKDILGEHFRQFGRVQRIFCRPQKNLAIVHFHDHASAAKAKKKGKLLRRHELTIFWQRKKQSPGEKGQRPPDDPDPQSQAGGFESAPVCKALSKSTSGWSSSSSLSRGSPAKKPLATKALQFESEPQMEPSPDGLESEHLASSLPSPLFHLIGPKRTDLDLSKVFVGTCPDMCPEKERYMRETRNQLSSFEVIPNTEKVDHTAAIKEYSRSSADQEEPLPHELRPLTVLNMTMNYLVTQVMDQGEDNYRDWYDFVWNRTRGIRKDITQQHLCDPLTVSLIEKCARFHIHCAHHLCQEPMMSFDAKINNENLTKCLQSLKEMYQDLASKNIYCPHEAEFRQYSVLLKLNDGDILREVQQFRAELRNSPEVKFAVQAFAAVNSNNFVRFFKLVKVASYLAGCILHRYFDQVRREALRALNVAYSSRGSTTFPVEDLVRMLMFQNAGEASDLALQYGLAVDAGMVELSRTAYQEPEIQPRPKRSVAIARKREVLVGQVVNGAPLPNPPQHTPVNSFDSRNKYRGDGQPAEAYISAALSMCNGQVEAVLSEVVEQMLREVSAAEIQAEREHIAEEKRRMEEARRKQEHEELLARLSKTLCAEITQEVLRDCIVETASTEIRRAQEEQAECVARSSQDVCEVLLEETLCGELTLLAQDVLEAELLSIRRFIKRWRDVVAVRRQLKRQMRDFPAAPGCVDPRFRLQALAPSAGSEAMFLTVGQVARGPLSEEGQLALEKRKGLMGMGALLMLLPSAVSPGADEEDGDIFLLSALLQLRQIQQANAWPQALPLVVVVPGQAGHRASDERLEEDLMLQTLIEEGLISEYMFVHIPETTNEPQGSEQIRHAVRWLAARSTAPARLVSQTLVQVVEAGLCREFAGRLHRDRRDRDMAGLPSQGPAPVIGLYNTVLAFLAGLVSSPSLAGLSWPVAEFLVPGGGDCLPHLLWNSAEHLEWLQGAVLSLRLPDWPLPAVGAPWSQLVASIFQYVSQIPWSRHSQPLLMSQLENLLERLRQDCVGRGGGPDKEPTFWEVPWDEIVMLCVEHQLRDWNPPGCPVSEDVISDDGEISVYFLSDGLQGFIPPSCWVDAVKQTHRDKQQGKAGCHQSMWPHPRLARPRLQQKLFHSMVEDPESGSGVAPVLDAASSPQDLLARIEEEKEQSRRFEDQLRTWLDVESLGPSSSSSPLFLPSSLLSVPEIVVPSPKMAAPPALALQKERSVRSDQARGAASSMARRLQELEQLISASREEELACELKLSCLLDIVDD
- the LOC125738528 gene encoding germinal-center associated nuclear protein-like, translated to MGMGALLMLLPSAVSPGADEEDGDIFLLSALLQLRQIQQANAWPQALPLVVVVPGQAGHRASDERLEEDLMLQTLIEEGLISEYMFVHIPETTNEPQGSEQIRHAVRWLAARSTAPARLVSQTLVQVVEAGLCREFAGRLHRDRRDRDMAGLPSQGPAPVIGLYNTVLAFLAGLVSSPSLAGLSWPVAEFSVPGGGDCLPHLLWNSAEHLEWLQGAVLSLRLPDWPLPAVGAPWSQLVASIFQYVSQIPWSRHSQPLLMSQLENLLERLRQDCVGRGGGPDKEPTFWEVPWDEIVMLCVEHQLRDWNPPGCPVSEDVISDDGEISVYFLSDGLQGFIPPSCWVDAVKQTHRDKQQGKAGCHQSMWPHPRLARPRLQQKLFHSMVEDPESGSGVAPVLDAASSPQDLLARIEEEKEQSRRFEDQLRTWLDVESLGPSSSSSPLFLPSSLLSVPEIVVPSPKMAAPPALALVLTLCLHRCSHFKTPSTLCSSVETVSVPIFVAEGAQCPQ